In Streptomyces sp. DG2A-72, one genomic interval encodes:
- a CDS encoding RICIN domain-containing protein — protein sequence MYTAIGRLGFRSRRWAGPLAAGALLLSALLTPHAASAAETPGATLINETFDAQTDPPNFGFPVGAGISGGVLNVTQGMGNYTTSVRPFASSTLQEKTLDLRFDWKTDIADSGMKTGLELRDDAGRLVFAIAATGTELRYAVTGPVSDSTSAPDSLNPTWIKTSFDRSKWYTVDLHMDFTLGKVQYSIISKEAAPVVMASATGSITGTSLAKFVACNYYGTGKQSIDNFRLVRPANSAYGSLAGTSVYAFGDSIVYGHQYSRSFLNFVAEREGMTLTKYARNGATVGPAPNASGGQIITQVRAASSQAPDFVVFDGGTNDAIEVHDHHTYAIGTISGSKDPTTFDTSTYAGALENTIYTMRQKWPAAQLVYVAAHKMGSRDWDTQLALRQITLQAALKWGVAVADVFGNTTLDTRVDAQRVAYTFDGLVGGYPGSGGSGTHPNISGITDFYVPELTAQLSRLVPTTMKARHSGKCADVAGSSTADGAAVQQLSCQGGDNQQWRLRSAGEGYYQIVAQHSGKCLDVASASTANGAAVIQWTCHGGTNQQWQLHDAGSGYFELVARHSGKCLDVASASTAEGARLQQYSCLDGQNQQWNLEG from the coding sequence GTGTACACCGCCATAGGCAGACTGGGTTTCCGGTCTCGAAGATGGGCCGGCCCACTCGCCGCCGGGGCCTTGCTCCTGTCCGCCCTTCTCACTCCACACGCCGCCTCGGCTGCCGAAACCCCAGGTGCAACGCTGATCAACGAGACCTTTGACGCGCAGACCGATCCGCCGAACTTCGGCTTCCCGGTCGGAGCCGGCATCAGCGGCGGCGTTCTGAACGTCACGCAGGGCATGGGCAACTACACGACGTCGGTACGGCCGTTCGCGTCGTCCACCTTGCAGGAGAAGACGCTCGATCTGCGCTTCGACTGGAAGACGGACATCGCCGACAGCGGGATGAAGACCGGTCTGGAACTGCGTGACGACGCGGGGCGTCTCGTCTTCGCGATCGCGGCGACAGGCACCGAACTCCGCTACGCCGTGACCGGGCCCGTCTCGGACTCCACCTCTGCCCCGGACTCGCTCAACCCCACCTGGATCAAGACGAGTTTCGACCGGAGCAAGTGGTACACGGTCGATCTGCACATGGACTTCACCCTCGGCAAGGTCCAGTACTCGATCATCAGCAAGGAGGCCGCACCGGTAGTGATGGCATCCGCCACCGGGTCCATCACCGGGACGAGCCTCGCGAAGTTCGTCGCCTGCAACTACTACGGGACCGGCAAGCAGTCCATCGACAACTTCCGGCTGGTCCGGCCCGCGAACTCCGCCTATGGATCCCTCGCCGGCACATCCGTCTACGCCTTCGGCGACAGCATCGTCTACGGGCACCAGTACTCGCGCAGCTTCTTGAACTTCGTCGCCGAGCGGGAAGGAATGACGCTGACGAAGTACGCACGGAACGGCGCGACCGTGGGTCCGGCGCCCAACGCCAGCGGCGGGCAGATCATCACTCAGGTGCGGGCGGCCAGCTCACAGGCGCCCGATTTCGTCGTCTTCGACGGCGGTACGAACGACGCGATCGAGGTCCACGACCATCACACGTACGCGATCGGCACCATCAGCGGCTCCAAGGATCCCACCACGTTCGACACGAGCACCTACGCCGGTGCGCTGGAGAACACCATCTACACGATGCGCCAGAAGTGGCCGGCCGCCCAACTCGTGTACGTGGCCGCCCACAAGATGGGCTCGCGTGACTGGGACACCCAGCTCGCCCTGCGCCAGATCACCCTGCAGGCCGCCCTGAAGTGGGGCGTCGCGGTCGCCGACGTCTTCGGGAACACGACGCTCGACACCCGTGTCGACGCTCAACGAGTGGCGTACACCTTCGACGGCCTCGTGGGCGGCTACCCGGGCAGTGGCGGCAGTGGCACCCATCCGAACATCTCCGGCATCACCGACTTCTACGTGCCGGAGCTGACCGCCCAGCTGTCTCGGCTCGTCCCGACGACGATGAAGGCGCGGCACTCGGGCAAGTGCGCCGACGTGGCCGGCTCCTCGACCGCCGACGGGGCCGCGGTCCAGCAGTTGAGCTGCCAGGGCGGCGACAACCAGCAGTGGCGGTTGCGGAGCGCCGGTGAGGGCTACTACCAGATCGTCGCCCAGCACTCCGGGAAGTGCCTGGACGTGGCCTCGGCCTCGACGGCCAATGGGGCTGCGGTCATCCAGTGGACCTGTCACGGCGGCACCAACCAGCAGTGGCAGCTGCACGATGCCGGCAGCGGCTACTTCGAACTCGTCGCCCGCCACTCCGGGAAGTGCCTGGACGTGGCCTCGGCCTCGACCGCGGAAGGTGCGCGTCTGCAGCAGTACAGCTGCCTGGACGGCCAGAACCAGCAGTGGAACCTCGAGGGCTGA